In the genome of Patescibacteria group bacterium, the window GACGACATCAATCGTTTTAACAAGGAGCTTATTGATTGGCTTCTTTGGTACAATACAAAAAGACCGCATGAATCGCTTGGCATGATTTCTCCTTTAAGGGATATTGTTATGACATTACCAGCCAAAGAGTCTCATATGTGGTGGACGCGTACATTTGTTTGACACTATCCTAAAATAGTGCTATAATATATTATATGAAAGATTTAACATTGATTATTTTAATCCTTGCTGTTTTTGTCGGCGGAGCACTTTTTATACTTGTATCCGGCGAAAATAGAGATAAAGCGCCAAATGTCAGCGCGCCTCAATTACCTTCTTCATCTATGAAGGCTTCTGTCTTAGATTCAAACAAAGCGACGACTACTCCAAGAAACTAGAAGATAAGCGCTTGCGGAAAAAACAATAAAAGAAATCCTAAAATAAGCATCAAGACTCCGCCTATCAAGCCAGAAAGTCTGCTGTATTTATAACTAGCGTGGATTTTACCAAAACCATACAAAGCAAGCGCGAATACGATAATGTCATCAATCATATATGTAAATATATAGACTAGTGTGTAACCTTGAACTTTAAAGAACCCAAAATTATTAATCTCCAGTATCTTTGTAAATGCCTGCGGAATACCGATAGAGCAAGCGAACTCTATGATATTAACAGAGAAAGCGATCGCCAAAATACCAAAAATCGTAATTATAGTAAAAGGAGAATTCACCAGCCTCTTAATACGGCTATCCCTCTTTTGCTGTGACTCTATACTCTCTACAGAACAAGTCAGCTTACTGCCGTCTTTAAAATATTTATATAAGAAATATACGCCGGCCCCCACGGCAAGAAGCGCCACAAGAGGCGTCACTATATAATCAAGTCCGATAAAATCCCAAGTCTTATACCAAACATTCAAGATAAGATAATACATTACCGACTCAGCTAAGATAAATAACCCCGCCACTTGCCACATCTTTTTCCTGTCGCCAACCTGAAGCAAGATCAAAAGGAAAGCTATAAGGACACCCATAGCGCACGGATTAAATCCGTCTACAAAACCTAAGATAGCCGCCAGAGAGAACAGAGAGAGACTTCTTAAGTCAACCGGGCCGAAAAACGGGAGTTTAAATACGAATTTTTCCTCTTGAGATTCAACAGTGCAAAAAATTCCATCTTCATCACTACCGCAAGAACCGCCACTCTCAAGCACGCTTCCTTTACCACCAGAAGCTATATATTCATCAATCCCGATCTCTTTTATTGATGGGTCATCTAATATCTCCATCATCCTCTGTCCTGTCGTCTCTTTTGAATCAAATCCTTGGATTAGCATTCCACCAATAAAAGTAAGTGGCGTAACTTTCGAAATATTTTTAAGTTCAGCCAGTTCGTTAAATTTATCTCTGTTTGCTTTATCAGCTACATTAAAATAGATAAGATTAAAATCATTTCTTTCTTTTTTTAAATCCTCAAAAAAACTTTTTTCCAACTGGCAATATTTACAATCTTCCCTGCCAAAAAAATATATAGTCTTTTTTACAGCCTCATCAGCCGAATAAGCGTATGGCACCAAAAATATACTCGCCAAAAAAACTATATTCAAAACAATAAAAATTTTCTTAAATAATTTCATCTTTTTTTTAACTCGCGCTTTTTAAATACTCTTTAATCTTATCCGCCATAATTTGGAAAATTTCTTTAAATTTCTCTTCATCCGGTTCAAG includes:
- a CDS encoding glutaredoxin, whose protein sequence is MKLFKKIFIVLNIVFLASIFLVPYAYSADEAVKKTIYFFGREDCKYCQLEKSFFEDLKKERNDFNLIYFNVADKANRDKFNELAELKNISKVTPLTFIGGMLIQGFDSKETTGQRMMEILDDPSIKEIGIDEYIASGGKGSVLESGGSCGSDEDGIFCTVESQEEKFVFKLPFFGPVDLRSLSLFSLAAILGFVDGFNPCAMGVLIAFLLILLQVGDRKKMWQVAGLFILAESVMYYLILNVWYKTWDFIGLDYIVTPLVALLAVGAGVYFLYKYFKDGSKLTCSVESIESQQKRDSRIKRLVNSPFTIITIFGILAIAFSVNIIEFACSIGIPQAFTKILEINNFGFFKVQGYTLVYIFTYMIDDIIVFALALYGFGKIHASYKYSRLSGLIGGVLMLILGFLLLFFPQALIF